From Phragmites australis chromosome 5, lpPhrAust1.1, whole genome shotgun sequence, a single genomic window includes:
- the LOC133919697 gene encoding enhancer of mRNA-decapping protein 4-like: MASPSGNPNPNPPFELGKLFRPPPNPMPTATAAPIFPGRAGGPAGPPPPSGPYSYPPVTPPFHRGPYLHYPQDPHPHAMPRSVVSFPMPNPNPNPNPNVNPNAAAPGPNPGARLMQLLGNSGQTQLETAVSMSPPTSEFAQPPPLPAMPSAPPVRMLSSTSSKVPRGRLLGGGDRAVHDVDSRLPGEAQPPQLEVTPITKYTSDPGLVLGRQIAVNRTYIVYGLKLGNIRVLNINTALRSLLRGHTQRVTDMAFFAEDVHRLASASVDGRIYVWRVDEGPDEENKPQITGKIEIAIQIVGDSEAYHPRICWHSHKQEILFVGIGNCVLRIDTTKVGRGRDFTVEEPVICHLEKLIDGVRLVGKHDGNVTDLSISQWMSTRLASGSKDGMVKIWDDRKTVPLSILKPHDGQAVYSVAFLTAPEHPNHINLITSGPLNREIKIWASTNEDGWLLPSDSETWKCTQTLELVSSLEPRVEEAFFNQVAVLPQASLILLANAKKNAIYAVHVEYGPDPASTRLDYIADFTVAMPILSLTGTHESQPDGAQVVQVYCVQTMAIQQYGLELSLCSPPTADTTGSGRDPATSRVYETPLEVVGTESSAGTSFTDSCSVGAPSKPSTVDQSAEFDLKPSAPPLTYSEGDNSMHLPSASLASKMELAGSGPSPGSRDIDQSAYEYIANRNMERDALKRQDTPMPMRKDILGKDEPRDSHSDVAMLPNPRLMFQVGGNATHLVTPSEIISGTLSSAENNDVSKSDIGKIQDVSSSSSRIAEVEPKHIDESKPDKNSELEAIKETQSSSEQTVEMISERSVTTDKYSVEESQLPSDRPVSEQTVAADENILKKFVEMPEKSDHSSASREQSSSYAKEEKVLHPQTSCQSSPSVSVFNSIESHEPLSCAYPPIDSFPEVASTQGMLQQLIAMQKDMEKQLGTMISAPIAKEGKRLETSLGRTMEKSIKSNIDAVWARLQEENTKREKAERERMQQLVTLITSSINKDYPAMLEKSLKKEISSLGPVVARAITPIIEKCLASAVSDSVQKGVGDKVCNQLDKSVSGKLEATLARQIQMQFHTSVKQALQDALRTSFESLLVPAFEQSCKTMFEQVDGAFQKGMSEHTVAIQQQVEAAHTPLALTLKETINSASSITQSFSSELLDGHRKLLALVASGNAKAHNSNALQPINGPMGGPPEVEAPLDPMKELGRLISERKFDEAFTMALQRGDVSIVSWLCSQVDLRALCAMVPVPLNQGVLLALLQQLAVDINNETSRKVQWMTDVAMAINPTDSMIAVHVRPIFEQVYSQLAHQRSLPTTNASDGTSIRVIMHVINSVLLSFK, translated from the exons ATggcgtctccatccgggaaccCTAACCCCAACCCACCCTTCGAGCTCGGGAAGCTATTCAGGCCGCCCCCGAATCCCATGCCCACCGCTACCGCCGCCCCCATCTTCCCCGGCCGCGCCGGAGGCCCCGcgggcccgccgccgccgtccggtCCGTACTCCTACCCTCCGGTTACCCCTCCCTTCCACCGCGGACCCTACCTCCACTACCCGCAGGACCCTCATCCCCATGCCATGCCTCGCTCCGTCGTCTCCTTCCCCATGCCAAATCCCAACCCCAACCCCAACCCGAACGTTAACCCCAACGCTGCTGCCCCGGGCCCCAACCCCGGCGCGCGCCTCATGCAGCTGCTCGGCAACTCCGGGCAGACCCAACTTGAGACCGCGGTCTCCATGTCCCCGCCGACGTCGGAGTtcgcgcagccgccgccgctaccgGCGATGCCGTCCGCGCCGCCAGTAAGGATGCTGAGCAGCACCAGCAGCAAGGTGCCCAGGGGGCGGCTGCTGGGCGGCGGGGACCGAGCGGTGCACGATGTTGACTCGCGGCTGCCCGGGGAAGCGCAACCGCCGCAGCTGGAGGTGACACCGATCACCAAGTACACGTCGGATCCGGGGCTCGTGCTGGGAAGGCAGATCGCGGTGAACCGGACGTACATCGTGTATGGACTCAAGCTTGGGAACATCCGTGTGCTGAACATCAACACCGCGCTTCGCTCACTGCTTCGGGGTCACACACAG AGGGTGACAGACATGGCTTTCTTTGCTGAGGATGTCCATCGATTGGCAAG TGCTAGTGTAGATGGGCGGATATATGTGTGGAGGGTTGATGAGGGACCTGATGAGGAAAATAAACCACAAATTACTGGAAAGATTGAAATCGCCATTCAGATTGTAGGCGATTCTGAAGCTTACCATCCAAGGATCTGTTGGCACTCTCATAAGCAA GAAATTCTGTTTGTTGGAATTGGAAACTGTGTCTTAAGAATAGATACGACTAAAGTGGGAAGGGGAAGAGACTTTACTGTGGAAGAACCTGTTATATGTCATCTTGAAAAGCTTATTGATGGCGTGCGCTTAGTTGGTAAGCATGATGGCAATGTGACAGATTTGTCCATATCTCAATGGATGAGTACACGCCTGGCGTCAGGATCAAAGGATGGCATG GTAAAGATCTGGGATGATCGCAAGACAGTGCCTCTATCCATTCTAAAACCACATGATGGTCAAGCTGTTTACTCGGTTGCTTTTCTTACGGCACCTGAGCATCCAAATCATATAAATCTCATTACATCA GGTCCTCTTAACCGGGAAATTAAAATTTGGGCTTCTACTAATGAAGATGGTTGGTTATTACCAAGCGATTCTGAGACTTGGAAGTGTACTCAGACCTTGGAACTTGTTAGTTCTTTGGAACCTAGAGTTGAGGAGGCATTTTTCAACCAGGTCGCAGTGCTGCCTCAAGCAAGCCTGATTTTGCTTGCAAATGCTAAAAAGAATGCTATTTACGCCGTGCATGTTGAATATGGCCCAGATCCTGCTTCTACTCGCTTGGACTATATAGCAGATTTCACAGTTGCAATGCCTATTTTAAGCCTCACTGGAACACATGAAAGCCAACCTGATGGTGCACAAGTTGTTCAAGTATACTGTGTCCAAACAATGGCCATTCAGCAGTACGGACTGGAGTTATCACTCTGTTCGCCTCCTACAGCTGATACTACTGGGTCTGGAAGAGATCCAGCTACCTCCCGTGTTTATGAGACACCTCTGGAAGTGGTAGGAACAGAGTCATCTGCAGGAACTAGTTTCACCGACTCTTGCTCTGTCGGTGCTCCTAGTAAACCATCAACTGTTGACCAGTCTGCAG AGTTTGATCTGAAACCATCAGCTCCACCGCTTACATACTCAGAAGGTGATAATTCCATGCATCTTCCATCTGCATCTCTTGCATCAAAGATGGAGCTTGCTGGATCAGGACCATCACCTGGCAGCCGTGATATAGACCAATCAGCTTATGAATACATTGCAAACAGAAACATGGAGCGTGATGCTTTGAAAAGGCAAGATACGCCCATGCCCATGAGAAAGGATATCTTAGGAAAGGATGAGCCAAGAGACAGTCACAGCGATGTTGCAATGCTTCCAAATCCCCGTTTGATGTTTCAGGTTGGAGGGAATGCTACACACTTGGTAACTCCGTCTGAAATTATATCGGGCACTCTCTCTTCTGCTGAAAACAATGATGTCTCTAAATCTGATATTGGAAAAATTCAAGATGTTTCTAGTAGCAGCTCTCGGATTGCAGAAGTGGAACCAAAACATATTGATGAGAGTAAACCAGATAAAAATTCAGAACTTGAAGCTATCAAGGAAACTCAGAGTTCGTCAGAGCAAACTGTTGAAATGATCAGTGAGCGCTCAGTAACAACTGATAAGTACAGTGTGGAAGAATCACAGTTACCATCTGATAGACCGGTGTCTGAGCAAACTGTTGCTGCTGATGAAAATATCCTGAAAAAGTTTGTGGAAATGCCTGAGAAAAGTGACCATTCCTCTGCTTCCAGGGAGCAATCATCTTCGTATGCGAAGGAGGAGAAAGTTTTGCATCCTCAAACATCTTGTCAGTCATCTCCTTCTGTGAGTGTTTTCAACTCAATTGAGTCACATGAGCCTTTGAGCTGCGCATACCCTCCTATCGACTCCTTTCCAGAAGTTGCTTCCACACAAGGGATGCTGCAACAG CTTATAGCGATGCAAAAGGACATGGAAAAGCAATTGGGTACTATGATTTCTGCCCCTATTGCAAAGGAAGGCAAAAGACTCGAGACATCATTAGGGCGTACCATGGAGAAATCTATCAAGTCTAACATTGATGCCGTTTGGGCTCGTCTCCAGGAGGAAAATACTAAACGTGAAAAGGCTGAAAGAGAGCGAATGCAACAATTGGTTACTCTCATCACGAGCTCAATAAACAAGGACTATCCTGCTATGTTGGAGAAGTCACTTAAGAAAGAGATCTCTTCACTTGGGCCTGTTGTTGCACGGGCAATAACACCTATTATTGAGAAATGCTTAGCCTCTGCTGTTTCTGATTCAGTTCAG AAAGGGGTGGGTGATAAGGTGTGCAATCAGCTGGACAAGTCTGTTAGTGGAAAACTTGAAGCTACACTTGCTAGGCAAATCCAAATGCAGTTTCATACATCTGTAAAACAAGCTCTTCAG GATGCTTTACGCACTAGCTTCGAATCATTGCTTGTTCCAGCATTTGAACAATCTTGCAAGACAATGTTTGAGCAAGTAGATGGTGCATTTCAGAAAGGAATGTCTGAGCACACTGTTGCTATTCAGCAGCAGGTTGAGGCAGCACATACTCCATTAGCGTTAACTTTAAAG GAAACCATCAATTCTGCATCATCAATCACCCAGAGTTTTTCATCGGAGTTACTTGATGGCCATCGCAAGCTATTGGCACTGGTTGCTTCTGGGAATGCTAAGGCGCATAATTCCAATGCTTTGCAGCCCATCAACGGTCCTATGGGCGGTCCCCCAGAG GTCGAGGCTCCGTTAGATCCGATGAAAGAGCTGGGCAGACTGATATCTGAACGCAAGTTTGATGAGGCATTTACAATGGCTCTTCAAAGAGGTGACGTTTCCATTGTGTCTTGGCTGTGTTCTCAG GTTGATTTGCGTGCATTATGTGCAATGGTCCCTGTCCCTCTGAACCAGGGGGTCCTTCTGGCCTTATTGCAGCAGCTAGCAGTTGACATCAACAATGAAACATCACGGAAGGTTCAATGGATGACAGATGTTGCCATGGCAATCAATCCAACAGACTCGATGATCGCCGTGCACGTGCGGCCCATCTTTGAGCAAGTCTACAGCCAACTGGCCCACCAACGGTCACTCCCAACCACGAACGCATCAGATGGAACCAGCATCCGCGTGATCATGCATGTTATTAACTCGGTTCTGCTTAGCTTTAAGTGA